The Alosa sapidissima isolate fAloSap1 chromosome 6, fAloSap1.pri, whole genome shotgun sequence genome window below encodes:
- the sprtn gene encoding DNA-dependent metalloprotease SPRTN, whose translation MEDQDFLLALQLQEQFDCEVSASTDDYFQLSQSSKSVIPYSRPKNVSPERPMSIVDESWETIDPSPDVRSMFLEFNDMFFWGKLSGVEVKWSPRMTLCAGVCSYEGRGGLCSIRLSEPLLKLRPRRDLVQTLLHEMIHALLFVTQNNRDRDGHGPEFCKHMNRINQATGTKITVYHSFHEEVDVYRQHWWRCSGPCQNRKPYFGFVKRAMNRAPSPRDPWWNDHQRTCGGTYTKVKEPEGYGKKGKNDNKDKDNKPQKNPSSGSKPASSAIASGSQDIRNVIAFSGKGFVLGGSSQSSSSIQKPPWQSPSNPAHIPPKPQVSPRSQSPEIKEIGYWQSQSGSKRPSTSTVTNPVKKSIANPKAFVNINGSPVPINKPNGQSTKKLSDHFKTKLAFQDIFGDVTSPKKSNVSASETSSKSRTPFSDNANTHGLASSSSTSGAATQPVLHESPFASRPFDRPQTSNAGGSKLGSVDPFNPRLPRSPQKSGNTTPGSRKRPLDDGTSSQISKYFKPSSSQNIKAEGQVASPAPSAGRTAAPQTAPISMDRIMVNCPVCQAKVPEVEINNHLDSCL comes from the exons ATGGAAGACCAGGATTTTCTACTTGCCCTTCAGTTACAAGAGCAATTCGATTGTGAAGTGTCAGCATCAACTGATGATTATTTTCAATTAAGTCAATCTTCCAAGAGTGTCATTCCTTACTCGCGTCCAAAGAATGTGTCGCCCGAGAGACCGATGTCCATTGTGGACGAGTCGTGGGAAACGATTGACCCAAGCCCTGACGTTCGATCGATGTTCCTTGAATTTAATGATATGTTTTTTTGGGGAAAGCTCAGTGGAGTAGAAGTCAAATGGAGCCCTCGAATGACACT atgtgctggtgtgtgttccTACGAAGGAAGGGGCGGCCTGTGCTCCATCCGTCTCAGTGAACCACTTCTGAAACTCAGGCCACGTCGAGACCTAGTTCAA ACACTTTTGCATGAGATGATCCATGCTCTGCTCTTTGTGACCCAAAACAACCGGGACCGAGACGGTCATGGGCCAGAGTTCTGCAAGCACATGAATAGAATCAACCAAGCCACTGGGACAAAAATAACA GTCTACCACAGCTTCCATGAAGAGGTTGATGTGTATCGCCAGCACTGGTGGCGCTGCAGTGGCCCGTGTCAGAACCGTAAGCCCTATTTTGGCTTTGTGAAGAGAGCCATGAACCGCGCCCCCTCCCCAAGGGACCCCTGGTGGAATGACCACCAACGCACATGTGGGGGCACCTACACGAAGGTCAAAGAACCAGAGGGCTATGGGAAGAAGGGCAAAAATGATAACAAGGATAAGGACAACAAGCCACAGAAAAATCCCTCAAGTGGGAGCAAGCCTGCGAGCAGTGCTATAG cATCCGGATCACAGGATATTAGAAACGTCATTGCATTCAGTGGGAAAGGCTTTGTGCTTGGAGGAAGCTCACAGTCATCAAGCTCCATTCAGAAACCTCCCTGGCAAAGTCCCTCAAACCCTGCTCACATTCCTCCCAAACCACAGGTGTCTCCCCGAAGTCAGTCTCCTGAAATCAAAGAAATCGGCTATTGGCAAAGTCAGAGTGGTTCCAAGAGGCCCAGCACCAGCACTGTGACCAATCCAGTGAAGAAATCAATAGCCAATCCTAAAGCCTTTGTCAACATCAATGGCTCACCTGTTCCTATCAACAAACCAAATGGACAGTCAACCAAGAAGCTGTCAGATCATTTTAAGACCAAACTTGCATTTCAGGACATCTTTGGTGACGTGACTTCACCTAAAAAGAGCAATGTTAGTGCTTCAGAAACCTCTTCCAAAAGCAGGACACCATTCAGTGATAATGCTAACACTCATGGTTTAGCCAGCAGCAGTTCCACCTCGGGGGCTGCAACACAGCCAGTCTTACATGAAAGTCCCTTTGCATCAAGGCCTTTTGACCGACCACAGACGAGCAATGCAGGAGGGTCAAAACTGGGCTCTGTGGATCCATTTAATCCAAGGCTGCCCAGAAGCCCCCAGAAGTCAGGTAACACAACTCCAGGGTCCAGGAAAAGACCACTGGATGATGGTACCTCTTCACAAATCTCCAAATACTTTAAGCCGTCGTCATCTCAGAACATTAAAGCGGAGGGCCAAGTTGCCTCACCAGCTCCCTCTGCAGGGCGAACTGCAGCACCACAGACTGCCCCCATTAGCATGGACCGGATCATGGTGAACTGCCCTGTGTGCCAGGCCAAAGTGCCTGAAGTAGAAATCAATAACCATCTAGACTCTTGTCTCTAA
- the fam89a gene encoding sprT-like domain-containing protein Spartan yields MNGKSSNNTAGGTLACIEGLPPLPKSLSGLLNSSGGSWREMERMYAKKTMIQDDLSRGRSNADNLLANKPANLDAALALLRKEMVGLRQQDMSLLCQLWSLHESIQEYKGSCQDLTAGSSADGPYENGYFDEDDEYFQDSSITPTEQPEGSDTSPQNGAKDKWLHDSFHITI; encoded by the exons ATGAATGGTAAATCATCGAACAACACAGCAGGCGGAACGCTGGCCTGCATCGAGGGACTACCCCCACTGCCGAAGAGCTTAAGCGGCTTGCTGAATTCAAGCGGCGGCtcttggagagagatggagaggatgtACGCAAAGAAGACTATGATCCAAGACGACCTAAGCCGTGGCCGTAGTAACGCAGACAATTTGCTGGCAAATAAACCTGCCAACCTTGATGCAGCCCTGGCTCTTCTACGAAAAGAAATG GTGGGGTTGCGGCAGCAGGATATGTCCCTGCTGTGTCAGCTCTGGTCACTCCATGAGTCCATTCAGGAGTACAAGGGCAGTTGTCAGGACCTTACGGCCGGTTCCAGTGCCGACGGACCCTATGAGAATGGCTACTTTGACGAGGACGACGAATACTTCCAGGATTCAAGCATAACCCCTACTGAGCAGCCAGAAGGGAGCGATACCTCTCCCCAAAATGGAGCCAAGGACAAGTGGCTGCATGACTCTTTCCACATCACCATCTGA
- the arv1 gene encoding protein ARV1, producing MAKAALRCIECNEDANELHRDYSNGILKITICDSCKKPVDKYIEYDPVIVLIDAILCKIQAFRHILFNTEVNIHWKLCVFCLLCEAYLRWSQLQGSEQTSDPADIIRYTREWDFYSMFGLAALELAVFVCGVLACLWLVVGLRGQVLDTHLLVKALLLSSYGKVLLIPAVIWEHDYSPLCFSLIKIFVLTSNTQAVRVLLNCGRCLSLLAVMSGLLLESCVSLTFHRLEWHTQDFLPHP from the exons ATGGCGAAAGCTGCACTACGATGTATAGAGTGCAATGAAGATGCGAACGAGCTCCATCGTGATTACAGCAACGGGATTTTAAAAATTACCATATGT GACTCGTGTAAGAAGCCAGTGGACAAATACATTGAGTATGATCCTGTCATTGTTCTGATTGATGCCATCTTGTGCAAAATTCAAGCATTCAGGCACATTTTGTTCAACACAGAGGTCAAT ATTCActggaagctgtgtgtgttctgcctcCTGTGTGAGGCGTATCTGAGATGGTCCCAGCTGCAGGGCTCTGAACAGACCAGTGACCCTGCTGACATCATCAGATACACCAGGGAATGGGACTTCTATAGCATGTTTGGACTCGCAGCTCTCG AGCTGGCTGTGTTCGTTTGTGGTGTGCTGGCCTGTCTGTGGCTGGTGGTGGGGCTGCGGGGCCAGGTGCTGGACACCCACCTGCTGGTCAAAGCCCTGCTGCTGTCCAGCTACGGCAAGGTGCTACTCATCCCAGCAGTCATCTGGGAGCACGACTACTCGCCCCTCTGCTTCAGCCTCATTAAGATCTTTGTGCTGACCTCCAACACACAGGCCGTCAGAG TTCTACTGAACTGTGGCCGATGCCTTTCTCTGCTGGCTGTGATGTCTGGACTGTTACTGGAGTCCTGCGTTTCGCTGACCTTCCACAGGCTTGAGTGGCACACGCAGGACTTCCTACCACACCCGTGA
- the ttc13 gene encoding tetratricopeptide repeat protein 13 isoform X1: MAPAGRGVVVALSLLYLSRAIFSTEFFSTLTFFNSELHKHGCSSPLEWEEYASDCESSILQLEDPDCEDGNNPACESVFSLNAEKILSQAKLFIEQKRFPFAVDSQDTNEELAIGYVLIGNGLYDEAIKHFSVLLQGDPELVSAIYGRGIAYGKKSLQDIKNAELALYELSRVIALEPSSPEVYEQRAEILSPLGRISEALSDLSKAIQLQPSARLYRHRGTLLFISEDYVAAMEDFQQSLELKKNQPIAMLYKGLTFFHRGMLKEAIETFKEALKLKSDFIDAYKSLGQAYRELGDFELAMESFQKALLLNQNHIQSLQLRGMMLYHHGSLQEAIGNFKRCLQLEPYNEVCQYMKGLSHVAMGQFYEGIKAQTKVMLNDPLLGQKASSEYLKVKYLREYSRYLHSHLDIPVSEYNADQDLPGNFKNHWAKNLPFLIEDYEEQPGLQPHIKDVLPQNFESYNTEVQKLICTADHLGALMQYNTSGFLPNRRIHRAMGMATIEVMQAMQRTWSNSKVRVNGKTRQMQWRDMFDIAVKWRRIADPDQPVLWLDQMPARSLSRGFNNHINLIRGQIINIRYLGYFDNILKFIKERILVYHGAYNPRGLVEVRQALENVNKVEDLLPIMKQFNSKTRDGFTVNSKVPSLKDSGKEYDGFTVTITGDRVGNMLFSVETQTTEERTQHYQSEIESLYKDLTAKGKALMLSTELGDADAVCNLILSLVYYFCNLMPLSRGSSVVAYSVVMGALMASGKEVIGRIPPGKLVDFEAMTTPNPDRFSKTAKSWMNLKSLPGWYQSLPSVAETFPSTRTMIEILNTDASSHCPKKS; the protein is encoded by the exons ATGGCACCTGCTGGCCGGGGTGTTGTGGTAGCGCTCTCACTGCTGTATCTATCTCGAGCCATTTTTTCCACCGAATTCTTTTCTACCCTCACTTTCTTCAACAGTGAACTTCACAAGCATGGATGTAGCTCTCCACTGGAATGGGAGGAATACGCTTCCGACTGTG AGTCCTCCATACTTCAACTGGAAGACCCAGACTGCGAGGATGGAAACAACCCTGCCTGCGAGTCAGTCTTTTCCCTAAACGCAGAGAAGATTCTG AGCCAGGCCAAGTTGTTCATTGAGCAGAAGAGGTTTCCATTTGCAGTCGACAGTCAAGACACAAATGAGGAACTCG CCATAGGTTATGTGCTCATTGGCAATGGACTTTATGATGAAGCCATCAAGCATTTCTCTGTGTTGCTGCAG GGCGACCCCGAATTGGTCAGTGCTATCTATGGCCGAGGGATTGCTTATGGGAAAAAGAGTTTGCAG GACATCAAAAATGCAGAGCTGGCACTCTATGAGCTGAGCAGAGTAATTGCGCTGGAGCCCAGCAGCCCAGAGGTGTACGAGCAGCGGGCAGAG ATCTTGTCTCCTCTGGGTAGGATCAGTGAGGCCCTGAGCGATCTCTCCAAAGCCATCCAGCTGCAGCCCTCCGCCCGCCTCTACAGACACCGAGGGACGCTGCTCTTCATATCTGAG GACTATGTTGCTGCAATGGAGGATTTTCAGCAGTCATTAGAACTTAAAAAGAACCAGCCAATTGCTATGCTTTACAAAGGTCTCACATTCTTTCACAGAGGAATGCTTAAG GAGGCCATAGAAACTTTCAAAGAGGCTCTGAAGTTAAAATCGGACTTCATTGATGCATATAAAAGTCTCGGACAAGCTTATAG GGAACTTGGAGACTTTGAGCTGGCCATGGAGAGCTTCCAGAAGGCGTTACTGCTCAATCAGAACCACATTCAGTCCTTGCAGCTGCGAGGGATGATGCTCTACCACCATGGCAGTCTCCAGGAGGCCATAGGCAACTTCAAG CGCTGCCTGCAGCTGGAGCCCTATAATGAAGTGTGCCAGTACATGAAGGGCCTCAGCCACGTGGCCATGGGCCAGTTTTATGAAGGCATCAAGGCCCAGACCAAGGTCATGCTCAATGACCCGCTGCTGGGCCAGAAGGCGAGCTCGGAATATCTCAAAGTGAAATACCTCAGAG AGTACTCTCGCTACTTGCACTCTCATCTGGACATACCTGTGTCGGAATATAACGCTGATCAGGATCTTCCAGGAAACTTCAAAAACCACTGGGCCAAAAACCTGCCTTTCCTTATAGAGGACTATGAGGAACAGCCAGGCCTGCAGCCTCATATAAA GGATGTTCTACCTCAGAACTTTGAGAGCTACAACACTGAAGTTCAGAAACTTATATGCACTGCTGATCACCTGGGTGCCCTTATGCAATACAATACGTCAGGGTTCCTCCCCAATCGTAGGATACACAGAG CTATGGGGATGGCCACTATAGAGGTGATGCAGGCCATGCAGCGGACCTGGAGCAACTCCAAGGTGCGCGTGAATGGCAAGACCCGACAGATGCAGTGGAGGGACATGTTTGACATTGCAGTCAAGTGGAGGAG GATTGCAGATCCAGACCAGCCTGTTCTGTGGTTGGACCAGATGCCGGCAAGAAGCCTCAGCAGAGGtttcaacaatcacatcaatcTTATACG GGGACAGATTATAAACATACGATATTTGGGATACTTTGACAACATACTCAAATTTATCAAAGAGCGAATACTTGTTTACCACGG AGCATATAACCCAAGAGGCCTAGTGGAAGTGAGACAAGCATTAGAAAATGTCAATAAGGTGGAGGACCTTCTCCCCATAATGAAG CAGTTTAACAGTAAGACCAGGGATGGCTTCACAGTCAACTCCAAGGTGCCCAGCCTAAAGGATTCTGGCAAAGAGTACGATGGCTTCACAGTCACCATCACTGGAGACCG ggtgGGGAACATGCTGTTCTCAGTAGAGACACAGACCACAGAGGAGCGGACCCAGCACTACCAGTCGGAGATCGAATCCCTTTATAAAGACCTGACAGCTAAGGGCAAGGCCCTAATGTTGTCGACTGAGCTGGGG GATGCAGATGCTGTTTGTAATTTAATCCTCTCCCTGGTCTACTACTTCTGCAACCTGATGCCCCTCTCCAGAGGCTCAAG tgTGGTGGCGTACTCTGTTGTCATGGGAGCACTCATGGCCAGTGGCAAAGAGGTGATTGGTCGGATTCCCCCTGGAAAG CTGGTGGACTTTGAAGCCATGACGACGCCTAATCCTGACCGCTTTAGTAAAACAGCGAAGAGTTGGATGAACCTTAAGAG TTTGCCAGGCTGGTACCAGAGCCTTCCCTCGGTAGCTGAGACGTTTCCCTCCACAAGAACCATGATCGAGATCCTGAACACGGACGCCTCGTCACACTGTCCGAAGAAGTCCTAA
- the ttc13 gene encoding tetratricopeptide repeat protein 13 isoform X2, translating to MAPAGRGVVVALSLLYLSRAIFSTEFFSTLTFFNSELHKHGCSSPLEWEEYASDCESSILQLEDPDCEDGNNPACESVFSLNAEKILSQAKLFIEQKRFPFAVDSQDTNEELAIGYVLIGNGLYDEAIKHFSVLLQGDPELVSAIYGRGIAYGKKSLQDIKNAELALYELSRVIALEPSSPEVYEQRAEILSPLGRISEALSDLSKAIQLQPSARLYRHRGTLLFISEDYVAAMEDFQQSLELKKNQPIAMLYKGLTFFHRGMLKEAIETFKEALKLKSDFIDAYKSLGQAYRELGDFELAMESFQKALLLNQNHIQSLQLRGMMLYHHGSLQEAIGNFKRCLQLEPYNEVCQYMKGLSHVAMGQFYEGIKAQTKVMLNDPLLGQKASSEYLKVKYLREYSRYLHSHLDIPVSEYNADQDLPGNFKNHWAKNLPFLIEDYEEQPGLQPHIKDVLPQNFESYNTEVQKLICTADHLGALMQYNTSGFLPNRRIHRAMGMATIEVMQAMQRTWSNSKVRVNGKTRQMQWRDMFDIAVKWRRIADPDQPVLWLDQMPARSLSRGFNNHINLIRGQIINIRYLGYFDNILKFIKERILVYHGAYNPRGLVEVRQALENVNKVEDLLPIMKFNSKTRDGFTVNSKVPSLKDSGKEYDGFTVTITGDRVGNMLFSVETQTTEERTQHYQSEIESLYKDLTAKGKALMLSTELGDADAVCNLILSLVYYFCNLMPLSRGSSVVAYSVVMGALMASGKEVIGRIPPGKLVDFEAMTTPNPDRFSKTAKSWMNLKSLPGWYQSLPSVAETFPSTRTMIEILNTDASSHCPKKS from the exons ATGGCACCTGCTGGCCGGGGTGTTGTGGTAGCGCTCTCACTGCTGTATCTATCTCGAGCCATTTTTTCCACCGAATTCTTTTCTACCCTCACTTTCTTCAACAGTGAACTTCACAAGCATGGATGTAGCTCTCCACTGGAATGGGAGGAATACGCTTCCGACTGTG AGTCCTCCATACTTCAACTGGAAGACCCAGACTGCGAGGATGGAAACAACCCTGCCTGCGAGTCAGTCTTTTCCCTAAACGCAGAGAAGATTCTG AGCCAGGCCAAGTTGTTCATTGAGCAGAAGAGGTTTCCATTTGCAGTCGACAGTCAAGACACAAATGAGGAACTCG CCATAGGTTATGTGCTCATTGGCAATGGACTTTATGATGAAGCCATCAAGCATTTCTCTGTGTTGCTGCAG GGCGACCCCGAATTGGTCAGTGCTATCTATGGCCGAGGGATTGCTTATGGGAAAAAGAGTTTGCAG GACATCAAAAATGCAGAGCTGGCACTCTATGAGCTGAGCAGAGTAATTGCGCTGGAGCCCAGCAGCCCAGAGGTGTACGAGCAGCGGGCAGAG ATCTTGTCTCCTCTGGGTAGGATCAGTGAGGCCCTGAGCGATCTCTCCAAAGCCATCCAGCTGCAGCCCTCCGCCCGCCTCTACAGACACCGAGGGACGCTGCTCTTCATATCTGAG GACTATGTTGCTGCAATGGAGGATTTTCAGCAGTCATTAGAACTTAAAAAGAACCAGCCAATTGCTATGCTTTACAAAGGTCTCACATTCTTTCACAGAGGAATGCTTAAG GAGGCCATAGAAACTTTCAAAGAGGCTCTGAAGTTAAAATCGGACTTCATTGATGCATATAAAAGTCTCGGACAAGCTTATAG GGAACTTGGAGACTTTGAGCTGGCCATGGAGAGCTTCCAGAAGGCGTTACTGCTCAATCAGAACCACATTCAGTCCTTGCAGCTGCGAGGGATGATGCTCTACCACCATGGCAGTCTCCAGGAGGCCATAGGCAACTTCAAG CGCTGCCTGCAGCTGGAGCCCTATAATGAAGTGTGCCAGTACATGAAGGGCCTCAGCCACGTGGCCATGGGCCAGTTTTATGAAGGCATCAAGGCCCAGACCAAGGTCATGCTCAATGACCCGCTGCTGGGCCAGAAGGCGAGCTCGGAATATCTCAAAGTGAAATACCTCAGAG AGTACTCTCGCTACTTGCACTCTCATCTGGACATACCTGTGTCGGAATATAACGCTGATCAGGATCTTCCAGGAAACTTCAAAAACCACTGGGCCAAAAACCTGCCTTTCCTTATAGAGGACTATGAGGAACAGCCAGGCCTGCAGCCTCATATAAA GGATGTTCTACCTCAGAACTTTGAGAGCTACAACACTGAAGTTCAGAAACTTATATGCACTGCTGATCACCTGGGTGCCCTTATGCAATACAATACGTCAGGGTTCCTCCCCAATCGTAGGATACACAGAG CTATGGGGATGGCCACTATAGAGGTGATGCAGGCCATGCAGCGGACCTGGAGCAACTCCAAGGTGCGCGTGAATGGCAAGACCCGACAGATGCAGTGGAGGGACATGTTTGACATTGCAGTCAAGTGGAGGAG GATTGCAGATCCAGACCAGCCTGTTCTGTGGTTGGACCAGATGCCGGCAAGAAGCCTCAGCAGAGGtttcaacaatcacatcaatcTTATACG GGGACAGATTATAAACATACGATATTTGGGATACTTTGACAACATACTCAAATTTATCAAAGAGCGAATACTTGTTTACCACGG AGCATATAACCCAAGAGGCCTAGTGGAAGTGAGACAAGCATTAGAAAATGTCAATAAGGTGGAGGACCTTCTCCCCATAATGAAG TTTAACAGTAAGACCAGGGATGGCTTCACAGTCAACTCCAAGGTGCCCAGCCTAAAGGATTCTGGCAAAGAGTACGATGGCTTCACAGTCACCATCACTGGAGACCG ggtgGGGAACATGCTGTTCTCAGTAGAGACACAGACCACAGAGGAGCGGACCCAGCACTACCAGTCGGAGATCGAATCCCTTTATAAAGACCTGACAGCTAAGGGCAAGGCCCTAATGTTGTCGACTGAGCTGGGG GATGCAGATGCTGTTTGTAATTTAATCCTCTCCCTGGTCTACTACTTCTGCAACCTGATGCCCCTCTCCAGAGGCTCAAG tgTGGTGGCGTACTCTGTTGTCATGGGAGCACTCATGGCCAGTGGCAAAGAGGTGATTGGTCGGATTCCCCCTGGAAAG CTGGTGGACTTTGAAGCCATGACGACGCCTAATCCTGACCGCTTTAGTAAAACAGCGAAGAGTTGGATGAACCTTAAGAG TTTGCCAGGCTGGTACCAGAGCCTTCCCTCGGTAGCTGAGACGTTTCCCTCCACAAGAACCATGATCGAGATCCTGAACACGGACGCCTCGTCACACTGTCCGAAGAAGTCCTAA
- the selenol gene encoding selenoprotein L: MADGGSMVKSEVLIEALQNFVKVVRTMLEDAEKATATGPLQGFATNKLMSLFGIIDAGANLYNSLSVNKRSEAEDLWKPLYQIAGVRDAVEEFLELEVEWDAFLESLDSRLQMSDKVLACTSPAERLSADTKVTDARSGEEVTLGRYYGKAENLLLVLIRHLGULPURDHVAEIEGQKSLLEARSVRVVVVSFGCVEGAKVWLEQTGCTFDMLLDPEREIYKTFGLGRSYAKATKFDCMLKYSEFVVHQRQFPDLPPQYMNDVYQLGGNFLLDEEGKVILSHPSKDPLDRPKMGDVLARIP, from the exons ATGGCTGATGGAGGAAGCATGGTCAAAAGTGAAGTCCTCATTGAGGCGCTTCAGAATTTCGTCAAAGTCGTAAGAACAATGCTCGAAGATGCGGAAAAGGCCACTGCTACAG GTCCTCTGCAAGGCTTTGCGACAAACAAATTAATGTCATTGTTTGGAATAATTGATGCAGGAGCTAACCTCTATAATAG CCTCTCTGTGAATAAAAGGAGTGAAGCCGAAGACCTGTGGAAACCCCTCTACCA AATCGCAGGTGTACGAGATGCCGTTGAAGAGTTTTTGGAGCTGGAG GTTGAGTGGGATGCCTTTCTTGAAAGTCTGGATTCCAGACTGCAGATGAGTGATAAAGTCCTGGCATGTACTTCTCCAGCGGAGAGACTGAGCGCTGACACCAAGGTCACAGACGCCAGGAGTGGAGA GGAAGTGACTCTGGGTCGTTACTACGGGAAAGCGGAAAATCTACTGCTGGTCTTGATCCGCCACTTAGGATGACTACCGTGACGAGACCACGTGGCTGAGATCGAAGGCCAGAAG AGCCTTCTTGAAGCTCGGTCCGTTAGAGTGGTGGTGGTCTCGTTTGGATGTGTGGAGGGGGCCAAGGTTTGGCTTGAGCAGACGGGTTGCACATTCGACATGCTGCTGGACCCTgaaagagag ATCTACAAAACATTTGGTCTGGGAAGGTCATATGCAAAAGCAACAAAATTCGACTGCATGCTGAAGTATTCTGAGTTCGTTGTACACCAGCGACAGTTTCCAGACCTTCCCCCACAATATATGAATGATGTCTATCAG CTGGGTGGAAACTTTCTGCTGGATGAGGAAGGTAAAGTGATCCTCTCTCACCCCAGCAAAGACCCACTTGACAGACCAAAGATGGGAGATGTCCTGGCAAGGATCCCCTAA
- the exoc8 gene encoding exocyst complex component 8 — protein MSDTQNRLRKQLESPNFDPQNYVKQLSQQSDGDRDLQEHRQKIQNLADETAQNLKKNVYKNYRQFIETAKEISYLESEMYQLSHILTEQKSIMESITQTLLSTDKDETAKEMLTAFPKETEEVKQRTLTTLLEKVEGCKNIMETPGRYLVYNGDLFEYDVDNMSQIQRVHAFLMNDCLLIATWLPNRRGAVKYKYNALYDLESFAVVNVKDNPPMKDMFKILMFPDSRIFQAENSKIKKEWLEILEETKKKKVVKERHKKEEEVPNSPVRPEVSTNPFDVDEPLESEEAVDLSPEWIQELPEDLDVCIAQRDFEGAVDLLDKLNEYLKDQAVTPRVKELRGKVDERVRQLTDVLVFELSPDRSLRGGPKATRRAVSQLIRLGQSTKACELFLKNRAAAVQTAIRQLRIEGATLLYIHKLCNIFFTSLLETAKEFEMDFKGNTGCYSAFVVWSRSAMKMFVDAFSGQVFDSKESLSTASECVKVAKEHCTQLSDIGLDLTFILQSLLVKDIKAALISYKDIIIEATKHRNSEEMWRRMNLMTPEALTKLKEEMRSCGIGNFEQFTGDDCWVNLSYTVVAFTKQMMGFLEEGLKLYFPELHMVFLESLREVILEATQHVDYSLRCEQESEKKAFIMQNALFLHEMVLPVVEKRFEVGVGKPAKQLQDLKKNLRPMRVNPESTMSVV, from the coding sequence ATGTCAGACACGCAAAACAGACTGCGTAAGCAGTTGGAATCGCCTAATTTTGATCCGCAAAATTATGTGAAGCAGCTTTCTCAGCAGTCCGATGGCGACAGAGACCTGCAGGAGCATCGGCAAAAAATCCAGAATCTGGCAGACGAGACAGCACAAAATTTGAAGAAAAATGTTTATAAAAACTATAGACAGTTTATCGAAACGGCTAAAGAAATTTCATATCTGGAAAGTGAGATGTATCAATTAAGCCACATTCTTACGGAGCAGAAGAGCATTATGGAGAGCATAACTCAGACACTCCTGTCAACAGACAAAGACGAAACTGCTAAGGAAATGCTGACAGCATTCCCCAAAGAAACAGAAGAGGTAAAACAGAGAACCCTTACAACACTACTCGAGAAAGTCGAGGGATGTAAAAATATAATGGAGACCCCTGGAAGGTATTTGGTGTATAATGGCGACTTGTTCGAGTATGATGTGGATAATATGTCTCAGATCCAGAGAGTGCACGCCTTCCTCATGAACGACTGTTTGCTTATTGCTACATGGTTACCCAACCGGCGCGGTGCAGTGAAATATAAATACAACGCACTCTATGATCTGGAGAGCTTTGCCGTAGTAAATGTCAAAGATAACCCTCCTATGAAAGACATGTTCAAAATCTTGATGTTCCCAGACAGTCGCATTTTTCAAGCAGAAAACagtaaaataaagaaagaatggCTGGAAATTCTTGAGGAAACTAAGAAGAAAAAGGTGGTCAAAGAAAGGCACAAGAAAGAAGAGGAGGTGCCTAACTCCCCTGTGAGGCCAGAGGTGTCCACCAATCCTTTTGATGTAGATGAACCTCTGGAATCTGAAGAAGCAGTGGACCTGAGCCCAGAGTGGATACAGGAGCTTCCAGAGGATCTTGACGTCTGCATAGCTCAGCGGGACTTTGAAGGAGCTGTGGATCTTCTGGACAAGCTCAATGAGTACTTGAAGGACCAGGCCGTTACTCCACGCGTTAAGGAGTTGAGGGGGAAGGTAGACGAACGAGTGCGCCAGCTCACCGACGTGCTTGTGTTTGAGCTTTCGCCTGACCGCTCACTGAGAGGAGGACCGAAAGCAACACGGAGGGCAGTGTCTCAGCTCATCCGGTTGGGTCAGTCAACAAAAGCCTGTGAGCTGTTCCTCAAGAACCGGGCTGCAGCTGTGCAAACAGCCATCAGACAGCTCCGCATCGAAGGGGCCACACTGCTCTATATACACAAGCTCTGCAACATCTTCTTCACCAGTCTGTTGGAGACCGCAAAGGAGTTTGAGATGGACTTCAAGGGCAATACCGGGTGCTACTCCGCATTTGTAGTCTGGTCACGCTCCGCCATGAAGATGTTTGTGGATGCTTTCAGTGGGCAGGTGTTTGACAGCAAGGAAAGCCTCTCCACTGCATCCGAATGTGTAAAAGTAGCCAAAGAACACTGCacacagctcagtgacatcggCCTGGACCTCACCTTCATACTCCAGTCCTTGCTTGTGAAGGACATCAAAGCAGCCCTTATTAGCTACAAGGACATCATCATTGAGGCCACCAAGCACCGCAACTCGGAGGAGATGTGGCGAAGGATGAACCTCATGACCCCTGAGGCACTCACCAAGCTGAAGGAGGAGATGCGGAGCTGTGGCATCGGCAACTTTGAGCAGTTCACCGGAGACGACTGCTGGGTGAACCTCAGCTACACGGTCGTGGCCTTCACCAAGCAGATGATGGGCTTTCTGGAGGAGGGCCTGAAGCTTTACTTCCCGGAGCTGCACATGGTCTTCCTGGAGAGCCTGAGGGAGGTCATCCTGGAGGCCACTCAGCACGTCGACTACAGCCTGCGCTGCGAGCAGGAGTCGGAGAAGAAGGCTTTCATCATGCAGAATGCTCTCTTCCTCCACGAGATGGTCCTGCCCGTGGTGGAGAAGAGGTTTGAAGTAGGGGTGGGGAAGCCGGCCAAGCAGCTCCAGGACCTGAAGAAGAACCTGCGGCCCATGCGTGTCAACCCAGAGAGCACCATgtctgtagtgtag